From a region of the Eretmochelys imbricata isolate rEreImb1 chromosome 6, rEreImb1.hap1, whole genome shotgun sequence genome:
- the CDKN1C gene encoding cyclin-dependent kinase inhibitor 1C — MSNVHLSSASALERLAARRTFPLHARTGVCRNLFGPVDHEELSRELKSKLREISEDDQRRWDYNFQTDTPLDGPGRLQWEEVEGGSVPAFYRETLQVGRCRFPVLLVRSKPPLGGMDTPAGVNPRDPHQELVVSASSSPSPQGKTAALESTIAGGKERLNQENRSDQLNNYSGITIKPAPCAPAALKRVSSSSAAHITDFFVKRKRPGDSKAACDHPGGCPASAPAVPAEQTPRKRLR, encoded by the exons ATGTCCAACGTGCACCTCTCCAGCGCCTCGGCTCTGGAGCGCTTGGCCGCCCGCAGGACTTTCCCCTTGCACGCCCGCACGGGGGTCTGCCGGAACCTCTTTGGCCCCGTGGATCACGAAGAGCTGAGCCGGGAGCTGAAGAGCAAACTACGGGAGATCAGCGAGGATGACCAGAGGCGGTGGGACTACAACTTCCAGACCGACACCCCGCTGGACGGCCCGGGCAGGCTgcagtgggaagaggtggagggaggcTCGGTGCCCGCTTTCTACCGGGAGACACTGCAGGTCGGGAGGTGCCGCTTCCCGGTGCTGCTGGTCAGGTCCAAGCCACCTCTGGGGGGCATGGACACTCCCGCGGGGGTTAACCCCAGGGACCCTCACCAGGAGCTGGTGGTGTCCGcgtcctcctcccccagcccccagggtaAGACGGCAGCCCTGGAAAGCACTATCGCGGGGGGTAAAGAGCGGCTCAACCAGGAGAACCGATCCGATCAGCTCAACAACTACTCAGGGATTACAATCAAACCCGCACCCTGCGCGCCAGCGGCGCTCAAAAGGGTCTCGTCCTCCAGCGCAGCCCACATCACAG ATTTCTTTGTCAAGCGGAAAAGGCCGGGGGACTCCAAAGCGGCCTGCGACCATCCCGGCGGGTGTCCCGCCTCAGCGCCCGCCGTGCCCGCCGAGCAGACGCCCCGGAAGCGGCTGCGGTGA